A single genomic interval of Corvus cornix cornix isolate S_Up_H32 chromosome 1, ASM73873v5, whole genome shotgun sequence harbors:
- the SLC5A3 gene encoding sodium/myo-inositol cotransporter — MRAALEPADIAIVALYFVLVMCIGFFAMWKNNRSTVSGYFLAGRSMSWVAIGASLFVSNIGSEHFIGLAGSGAASGFAVGAWEFNALMLLQLLGWVFVPVYIRSGVYTMPEYLSKRFGGHRIQIYFAALSLLLYIFTKLSVDLYSGALFIQESLGWNLYLSVILLIGMTALLTVTGGLVAVIYTDTLQALLMIIGALTLMIISLTEVGGFEEVKRRYMLATPNITSILLTYNISNTNSCNVNPKPDSLKMLREPTDEDIPWPGFLLGQTPASVWYWCADQVIVQRVLAAKNIANAKGSTLMAGFLKLLPMFIIVVPGMISRILFVDDIACINPEHCFQVCGSRAGCSNIAYPRLVMNLVPVGLRGLMMAVMIAALMSDLDSIFNSASTIFTLDVYKLIRKSATSRELMVVGRVFVAFMVVISIAWVPIIVEMQGGQMYLYIQEVADYLTPPVAALFLMAIFWKRCNEQGAFYGGMAGFVLGAIRLILAFFYRAPECNQPDTRPGFIKDIHYMYVATGLFWITGFVTVVVSLLTPPPTKEQVRTTTFWALMKRKVPESDGKGELYQAREKSVLKCNENANHIIPNGKSEENIKNVKPEDINLLVTCRDDSNPVISVSHSEVETPVDCYSNGQAALMGEKKHEEETDDRERHLKFIDWFCGFKSKNINKRVVREVEEETVCLQMLEETPKVKLLLNTGLVCVCSLGIFMFVYFSL, encoded by the coding sequence ATGAGGGCTGCTTTGGAGCCAGCAGACATTGCCATTGTGGCCCTGTACTTCGTGCTTGTAATGTGCATAGGTTTCTTTGCCATGTGGAAAAACAATCGGAGCACCGTGAGTGGCTACTTTTTGGCAGGGCGTTCTATGAGCTGGGTAGCTATCGGGGCCTCGTTGTTTGTGAGCAATATTGGAAGTGAACATTTCATTGGGCTCGCAGGATCTGGAGCGGCGAGCGGATTCGCCGTAGGCGCGTGGGAGTTCAACGCCTTAATGCTTTTGCAGCTTTTGGGATGGGTCTTCGTGCCAGTCTACATCCGGTCGGGAGTGTACACCATGCCCGAATACTTGTCCAAGCGGTTCGGAGGGCATAGGATTCAAATCTATTTTGCAGCGTTGTCTCTACTTCTTTATATCTTCACCAAACTCTCGGTTGACTTGTATTCAGGGGCGCTTTTTATCCAAGAGTCCCTAGGGTGGAACCTCTACCTGTCGGTGATCCTGCTGATTGGAATGACGGCGCTGCTGACTGTGACCGGAGGGCTGGTGGCCGTCATCTACACGGACACCCTCCAAGCCCTGCTTATGATCATCGGGGCCCTCACACTCATGATCATAAGCCTCACGGAGGTCGGTGGGTTTGAAGAAGTGAAAAGGAGGTACATGTTGGCGACACCAAATATCACCTCCATCCTCCTAACCTACAACATCTCCAACACCAACTCCTGCAACGTCAACCCAAAGCCCGACTCTCTTAAAATGCTGCGTGAGCCGACGGACGAAGACATTCCCTGGCCTGGATTTCTGCTGGGACAGACCCCGGCCTCAGTGTGGTACTGGTGCGCTGACCAAGTCATCGTGCAGAGAGTTCTGGCCGCCAAAAACATCGCTAATGCCAAAGGCTCCACCCTCATGGCCGGCTTCTTGAAGCTGCTGCCCATGTTCATCATCGTGGTGCCGGGGATGATCTCCCGCATCCTGTTCGTGGATGACATCGCCTGCATCAACCCGGAGCACTGCTTCCAGGTGTGCGGGAGCAGGGCCGGCTGCTCCAACATCGCCTACCCGCGCCTGGTGATGAATCTGGTGCCCGTGGGGCTGCGCGGGCTCATGATGGCCGTGATGATCGCCGCCCTGATGAGCGATCTGGACTCCATCTTCAACAGCGCCAGCACCATCTTCACGCTCGACGTCTACAAACTCATCCGGAAGAGCGCAACCTCCCGGGAGCTCATGGTCGTGGGCAGGGTCTTCGTGGCCTTCATGGTGGTGATCAGCATCGCCTGGGTGCCCATCATCGTGGAGATGCAGGGCGGGCAGATGTACCTGTACATCCAGGAGGTCGCAGACTACCTCACCCCGCCGGTGGCCGCCCTGTTCCTCATGGCCATCTTCTGGAAGCGTTGCAACGAGCAGGGCGCTTTCTACGGCGGCATGGCTGGGTTTGTCCTGGGGGCCATCCGGCTGATCCTGGCCTTCTTCTACCGCGCTCCCGAGTGCAACCAGCCGGACACCAGGCCCGGCTTCATCAAGGACATCCATTACATGTACGTGGCCACGGGCCTGTTTTGGATCACCGGGTTTGTGACGGTCGTGGTGAGCCTGCTCACGCCACCGCCCACCAAGGAGCAGGTCCGGACCACCACGTTCTGGGCCCTGATGAAGCGGAAAGTGCCGGAGAGCGATGGCAAGGGGGAGCTGTACCAGGCGCGGGAGAAGAGCGTCCTCAAGTGCAACGAGAACGCCAACCACATCATTCCCAACGGGAAGTCGGAGGAGAACATTAAAAACGTGAAGCCGGAGGACATCAACCTCCTGGTCACGTGCAGGGATGACAGCAACCCGGTGATCTCGGTGAGCCACTCCGAGGTGGAGACGCCCGTGGATTGTTATTCCAACGGACAGGCGGCCCTgatgggggagaaaaagcaTGAGGAGGAGACTGACGACAGGGAGAGACATTTGAAATTCATAGATTGGTTCTGTGgctttaaaagtaaaaacataAACAAGAGAGTGGTTCGGGAGGTCGAGGAAGAGACTGTTTGTTTACAAATGCTGGAAGAGACTCCAAAAGTTAAACTATTACTAAATACTGGACTGGTCTGTGTCTGTTCTCTTGGAATCTTCATGTTTGTCTACTTCTCTTTGTGA